From Salarias fasciatus chromosome 5, fSalaFa1.1, whole genome shotgun sequence, a single genomic window includes:
- the LOC115388178 gene encoding histamine H1 receptor-like — protein sequence MESVLSPFTDPPHLSTNGYAGYGNRSRSGLPDAEAPGGNQTAAFNSHLHSALLGVCLGLLSLLTVTMNMLVLYAVKREKSLHTVGNLYIVSLSVADLIVGATVMPLNLVYLLEDEWRLGRAVCQFWLIMDYVASTASIFSLFILCLDRYRSVRQPLKYLKYRTRGKASLMISGAWLLSMMWIIPILGWRSFTHVDLKPEAENKCDTDFRFVTWFKVITAVFNFYIPSVLMLWFYTHIYLAVRQHLRDRERIIHPSDSFGDNENGRNDPTPKETDCKSANDKTEVSDKLSKKERLLDQNTLDQVYSDNESDKSKSGPWRTHRKIGVKCGQTSLLAMTAQRLRKPQKAKRCSTSPEERRPAAESPPSQPVTTQEAICSAGGNNDSKLQASLNECHVTVPNSVSGVCDISQVRDVQRYASAPFNNYDPGRALPWPEDEVEDVQLDPDNAATLKQAWQKFLDQSCQRIQSLRIHKEHKAAKQLGFIIAAFLLCWIPYFIAFMVMAFCRECVHHDLHMFTIWLGYINSTLNPFIYPLCNGTFKRVFRNFLNM from the coding sequence ATGGAATCGGTTCTTTCACCTTTCACCGATCCGCCGCACCTCAGCACCAACGGCTACGCCGGCTACGGCAACCGCAGCCGGAGCGGCCTCCCCGACGCAGAGGCGCCCGGGGGCAACCAGACCGCCGCCTTCAACAGCCACCTCCACAGCGCCCTGCTGGGAGTGTGCCTGGGGCTGCTGTCGCTCCTCACCGTCACCATGAACATGCTGGTGCTGTACGCCGTCAAGCGGGAGAAGAGCCTGCACACTGTGGGGAACCTGTACATCGTCAGCCTCTCGGTGGCCGACCTGATCGTCGGCGCCACCGTCATGCCTTTGAACTTGGTGTACTTGCTGGAGGATGAGTGGAGACTGGGACGGGCGGTCTGTCAGTTCTGGCTGATTATGGACTACGTGGCGAGCACAGCTTCAATTTTCAGCCTGTTCATCCTCTGCTTGGATCGGTACCGCTCTGTCAGGCAGCCACTTAAATATCTGAAATATCGAACGCGTGGAAAAGCCAGCCTGATGATTTCCGGGGCCTGGCTGCTGTCTATGATGTGGATTATTCCCATTTTAGGATGGAGGTCTTTCACCCACGTAGACCTGAAACCCGAAGCGGAGAATAAATGTGACACAGACTTTCGTTTTGTCACGTGGTTTAAAGTGATCACAGCGGTATTTAACTTCTACATACCCTCTGTTCTGATGTTGTGGTTTTACACACATATCTACTTAGCAGTGAGGCAACATCtcagggacagagagaggattATTCATCCGTCTGATTCCTTTGGGGACAATGAGAACGGCCGGAACGATCCAACTCCAAAGGAAACTGACTGCAAGTCGGCCAATGACAAAACTGAGGTTTCCGACAAATTATCAAAGAAGGAACGACTGCTGGACCAGAACACCTTGGATCAAGTGTATTCCGACAATGAAAGTGACAAATCAAAGTCTGGCCCGTGGAGAACTCACAGAAAAATCGGCGTGAAGTGCGGCCAGACGTCACTGCTCGCCATGACAGCACAGAGACTCAGAAAGCCACAAAAGGCTAAAAGGTGCTCCACGTCTCCTGAAGAGAGGCGGCCTGCCGCTGAGTCTCCCCCGAGCCAACCGGTGACCACGCAGGAGGCCATTTGCTCGGCGGGGGGGAATAATGACAGCAAGCTCCAAGCTTCGCTGAATGAATGTCACGTCACGGTGCCAAACTCGGTGAGTGGCGTCTGCGATATCAGCCAAGTGAGGGACGTGCAGAGATACGCCTCTGCGCCCTTCAACAACTACGACCCCGGCCGGGCTCTGCCCTGGCCCGAAGACGAGGTCGAAGACGTCCAGCTGGATCCAGACAACGCGGCCACTCTGAAGCAGGCCTGGCAGAAGTTCCTGGACCAGTCATGTCAGCGCATTCAGAGTCTGAGGATCCACAAAGAGCACAAAGCCGCCAAGCAATTGGGCTTCATAATCGCTGCTTTCTTATTGTGCTGGATCCCGTACTTTATAGCGTTCATGGTCATGGCGTTCTGCAGAGAGTGCGTGCATCATGACCTCCACATGTTTACCATATGGCTGGGTTACATCAACTCCACTCTGAACCCCTTCATATACCCACTGTGCAATGGGACCTTTAAACGGGTGTTCAGAAATTTCCTCAACATGTGA